GACAAGACACggcttttctctagccctagctacTTACTAGTAGTATAATATGGATGCATTCATACATGACAAATCAAACAAAATGGAGTAGCAGGCTTGAGGCCTTGAGTGGAACCAAAGCAACGGAAGAAAAACACTAAAAAAATACACCTGCTGTTCTGCCCTTTATTTTCTTTCCATTTTGTTCCCTGCATTTCTCTCTGGCCAAGCAAGCACATGATGCCCAAACTGCAGCTAGAGAAAAGAAGCAAACATGCATGACCCTTGAGTTGAAATGTTTTCATAGAATATTTGTAGCATTTTAATCCATTATATCATTTTATGGATACCTGGGGTCAAAGAAAATGAATCAAAACTCCTTATGCATGGCATTGCATGAAACTTCCGTCTCTTCGAATTTCAGCAAATTTCCGTCAAATATCCAAAGAATCCATAATTAGTCATGGCTACAAATTGCTATGTTCCCATGACTACAAATTCAAATGCTTTAGTTTCTGGATTCAGGAAGTCAAGACATCTCTAAACTtctattttatttttatgtttacTGAAACTTAACTGGGAAGGCTCTTAGGTTTAATTAACATATCAGTCCATGCAACTTTATGAAAAGAGACTAGCTAGCATCCATCTGGTGAATTCTTGCTGCTGCCTCCCCTTTATCTGCCCACTTGAGACTTGGGCACTACGTACTCCCCATATTCCTTTCTAGCACTACAACAATCTCATTCCCACGCATCATGCATAAATGCAATTTGCCTCATGTCTTGATCACAAACCGTGGAGCTAATGATGATCAAGAAGGACCACCTGGTCCTCGTAGCTCTCCTCGTGTCCATTCAACATGGTAATTGCAGGGAGCATCCCTACGTAAAAGACTTTCACTACACGTGCACATACATTATTTACTTTGTCATCTTGAAGTTCCTACCCTTGTGATCTTGTATATACTCCATTGTCtgccgtttgacttttgtttgCATGGATGTGAAACAGATTGGGCGAATGGCGCCTCAAGAACAAGAGAATGGCGCAACCTTGTCAACTCGCCGGCATTGCCACCATACCAAGACTTGGTAGGAGGAGCCGGGCCTCCAACCCCCGCACACGACATCCAGCCATCGCCGCCGTATTGCGCGTACCCTCCCCCTGCCAACCCCACCTCGCCGGCGGCGccgtcgatgccccctccagccggTGTGCTGCCACCGTCCACGGCACCGGTCGGCAACCCCACCCCACCAGCCAACGCACCGGCGAGCCACCGcgtggccccaccggctggtgctccCCGGGCGGGAGGCCCGGCAGCCATCGG
This portion of the Triticum dicoccoides isolate Atlit2015 ecotype Zavitan chromosome 7A, WEW_v2.0, whole genome shotgun sequence genome encodes:
- the LOC119334577 gene encoding glucan endo-1,3-beta-glucosidase 12-like, translated to MMIKKDHLVLVALLVSIQHDWANGASRTREWRNLVNSPALPPYQDLVGGAGPPTPAHDIQPSPPYCAYPPPANPTSPAAPSMPPPAGVLPPSTAPVGNPTPPANAPASHRVAPPAGAPRAGGPAAIGAPQGLWCVANPTVESVDVQAAMDYACGSGADCGMAAPGGPCYLPDTLMAHASFAFNSYWQRNKAAGGTCDFAGSAMLITKDPSYDECRYVYM